A region of Maniola jurtina chromosome 18, ilManJurt1.1, whole genome shotgun sequence DNA encodes the following proteins:
- the LOC123874631 gene encoding uncharacterized protein LOC123874631, producing MVALLGPLGYQLTSTNLYSWPNKGDPALACATRDLRRAISAAHSIIMNEPHQNIPCFTPTRSLDPPPHRPTAFYFFAVAHFAVIAISTRGIILAYVCESVHVDRSVVVERNPPNTARRLVQTCRSLIKGGVTRDSAPPLAGSARGGPGVGGGDFYKRGSPRGLVYLFRRRRRGRGGRPGGIRAISKGGRNTAIFIRAAGMQSRSGSGVGGRSGGEAAAILRAALFIRFSRGVRRRRERAVR from the exons ATGGTCGCCTTGCTTGGACCTCTAGGTTACCAATTGACTTCAACTAATTTGTACTCGTGGCCCAATAAAGGCGACCCCGCCTTGGCAT GCGCGACCCGCGACCTGCGACGTGCCATTAGCGCCGCGCATTCAATAATAATGAACGAGCCACACCAAAATATCCCCTGTTTTACACCCACTCGCTCGCTCGATCCGCCGCCGCACCGACCGACCGCATTTTATTTTTTCGCTGTCGCACATTTCGCCGTCATAGCTATTTCCACTCGAGGCATTATACTCGCATACGTGTGTGAGTCAGTCCACGTGGACCGCTCCGTCGTCGTCGAGCGGAATCCGCCGAACACCGCTCGCCGGTTGGTGCAAACGTGTCGATCGCTTATTAAGGGCGGAGTTACACGCGATTCTGCTCCGCCGTTGGCTGGATCCGCGCGCGGAGGCCCTGGGGTTGGTGGAGGTGATTTTTATAAGCGCGGCAGTCCACGTGGACTCGTTTATCTATTCAGACGCCGGCGGCGCGGTCGCGGGGGGAGGCCGGGGGGTATACGGGCAATCAGTAAAGGCGGGAGGAATACGGCCATATTTATAAGAGCTGCGGGGATGCAATCACGAAGCGGCTCGGGGGTCGGCGGGCGGTCGGGGGGAGAGGCGGCGGCCATTTTGAGGGCAGCTCTTTTTATTCGTTTTTCGCGCGGGGTGCGTCGGCGACGGGAGCGCGCCGTGCGCTAA